A window of the Arachis duranensis cultivar V14167 chromosome 5, aradu.V14167.gnm2.J7QH, whole genome shotgun sequence genome harbors these coding sequences:
- the LOC107489076 gene encoding protein SHORT HYPOCOTYL IN WHITE LIGHT 1: MAASTATAPQFFNLTHSLPPSSKFLHFTNVPSSLQHPFPSGIFYKHRSHQLLICNCNSKLNNSSGGEQYELDEGLFGGYDGVDDESDEDDAESSLDLFIRFFQSMFRKFSKRAKKASRSVLPSVISPQLVSFAVDGTLLLASLSIAKALLEVFCTLGGTVFAAILLLRVIWAAVSYFQSSGNSFNQGGSSFGAVA, from the exons atgGCAGCAAGTACTGCAACTGCACCACAATTTTTCAACCTCACTCACTCTCTTCCACCTTCTTCCAAGTTTCTCCATTTCACTAATGTTCCTTCTTCTCTTCAACATCCCTTTCCTTCTGGAATCTTCTACAAGCATCGTTCACATCAATTACTAATCTGCAATTGCAATAGCAAG TTGAATAACTCGAGTGGAGGAGAACAATATGAGTTGGATGAAGGACTTTTCGGTGGGTATGATGGGGTTGATGACGAGAGTGATGAGGATGATGCAGAGAGCAGCCTCGATTTGTTTATCAGATTCTTTCAAAGCATGTTCAGGAAATTCTCTAAGCGTGCCAAGAAGGCCTCTCGCTCCGTTTTGCCATCAGTGATTTCGCCTCAGCTT GTTTCTTTTGCAGTGGATGGGACTCTGCTACTTGCTTCACTTTCCATAGCCAAAGCACTTCTTGAG GTCTTCTGCACACTTGGAGGCACTGTATTTGCTGCAATTCTGCTTCTGCGTGTGATTTGGGCAGCAGTTTCTTACTTCCAGTCAAGTGGAAATAGCTTCAATCAGGGTGGGAGTTCCTTTGGTGCTGTAGCCTAG
- the LOC107489037 gene encoding uncharacterized protein LOC107489037 yields the protein MKVRVVMVVIMLATTEVIEVVMEDMTEVTGGDGDGRDSVMSGGVGGRGRGGDGDGAFGGGGYDSYGGGALCNAGGGGDTGRGFGDYFIGCPSNDTAMHDSQTWMSPDEMLSNLLGSEGLDAKYGGSRFLEKISIIM from the coding sequence ATGAAGGTAAGGGTGGTGATGGTGGTGATAATGTTGGCGACGACAGAGGTGATAGAGGTGGTGATGGAGGACATGACAGAGGTGACTGGTGGAGATGGTGATGGACGTGACAGTGTTATGAGTGGAGGTGTTGGTGGTCGTGGTCGTGGTGGTGATGGAGATGGTGCTTTTGGTGGGGGTGGCTATGATAGTTATGGTGGTGGAGCGTTATGCAATGCTGGAGGTGGCGGAGATACTGGTCGAGGGTTTGGTGATTACTTTATTGGGTGTCCTAGCAATGACACAGCGATGCATGATAGTCAGACGTGGATGAGCCCAGATGAGATGCTATCGAACTTGCTTGGCAGTGAGGGCCTTGATGCAAAGTACGGAGGGTCACGTTTTCTTGAGAAGATTAGCATCATCATGTAG